CCAAGATGTTAGCTAAAAAAAAACAGACAAAACATTTAAGCAAAAGAAGAGCAGTAGAAGGTATTAAGATACCAAACAACATATTTGGGTTGGAGGACAAAGTAGTATAGAGGAGTGTACCTTCTTTAAACGGCGGTGTTTTCCTAGGGCCCAATTGGTCATGATAGAAGCAGCAACTACAGCAAAAAGATAACCAGCAACCGTCTGTGTTGCAATATTAAAACCCAACCACTGATAAATCTCAGTCGTGTAATTTGCACATGTCACAATATTGAATAGAAAACCACGTGGTATTTGATAGCCTCCACTTCCATCAGGACTTCGCAGATTCCTCAGTAGAATATGGCAATAGAAGTTCGCAATTTGATTTATTATCCCAAAACCAAACCCAATCTTCATTTGGAGGTCGCTGACAGGGGTGTAAAGTGGGTGATTCACATAGTAAGACATGAGTGCTGCAAAGCTCCAATAATATGCACAGTTCCGGGTTACATAGGAGACAGGTGAGGTTGCATGACTGAACCTATGTATGAAAAATGTTTCCATAATACGTTTAAAGTAGTGGAAGCAATAGTAATATAGAGCATATGTCTGGACTGGGTGGATGACACGGTCTCCTTTGAAGCCCAAGTACTGGTAAACAGGGAAGAAGTAAAATATGGGATAAATGAGCAGAGGACCAATAT
Above is a window of Fragaria vesca subsp. vesca linkage group LG7, FraVesHawaii_1.0, whole genome shotgun sequence DNA encoding:
- the LOC101313554 gene encoding very-long-chain enoyl-CoA reductase-like, encoding MKVTVVTRSGRELFKGGLELSDSATVADLQEEIHKRSKKFYPSRQRLTLPVQPGSKEKAVVLTSKKSLKDYYSGNSDNLTVVFKDLGPQVEYRTLFFFEYIGPLLIYPIFYFFPVYQYLGFKGDRVIHPVQTYALYYYCFHYFKRIMETFFIHRFSHATSPVSYVTRNCAYYWSFAALMSYYVNHPLYTPVSDLQMKIGFGFGIINQIANFYCHILLRNLRSPDGSGGYQIPRGFLFNIVTCANYTTEIYQWLGFNIATQTVAGYLFAVVAASIMTNWALGKHRRLKKLFDGKDGRPKYPRRWVILPPFL